A region from the Pirellulales bacterium genome encodes:
- the tsf gene encoding translation elongation factor Ts — protein sequence PMIELQCESAPVASSPEFVQFANDLARQLATGPGAKTPEELLKQPSPSKPGETLGQVKDDMFNRIREVFNLARIVRIDAPAGGYAHHTGSPGVLVEVEGGTPEVAKDLAMHVAANKVAAVTKEDLDPATVAKEREILTEAARGEGKPENILAKMIEGRMKNFYAANVLTEQPFIKDDKKTVGQMAKEAGMKVKKFVRWELGKE from the coding sequence CCCCCATGATCGAGCTGCAGTGCGAAAGCGCTCCGGTTGCCAGCAGCCCGGAGTTCGTGCAATTTGCCAACGATCTGGCCAGGCAATTGGCCACCGGCCCCGGCGCCAAAACGCCGGAGGAGTTGCTCAAGCAGCCCTCGCCGAGCAAGCCGGGCGAGACCTTGGGGCAGGTGAAGGACGACATGTTCAATCGGATCCGCGAGGTGTTCAACCTGGCGCGGATCGTGCGCATCGACGCGCCGGCGGGTGGCTACGCCCATCATACCGGCAGTCCTGGCGTGTTGGTCGAGGTCGAAGGGGGCACGCCCGAGGTGGCGAAGGACCTGGCCATGCACGTCGCAGCCAACAAGGTAGCGGCGGTGACCAAAGAGGACCTCGACCCGGCGACCGTTGCCAAGGAGCGCGAGATTCTCACCGAGGCGGCCCGCGGCGAAGGCAAGCCAGAGAACATTCTGGCCAAGATGATCGAAGGGCGGATGAAAAACTTTTACGCCGCGAACGTCCTCACCGAGCAGCCGTTCATCAAGGACGACAAGAAGACCGTCGGCCAGATGGCCAAGGAAGCCGGCATGAAAGTGAAGAAGTTCGTCCGCTGGGAGCTGGGCAAGGAGTAA